In Amycolatopsis coloradensis, one genomic interval encodes:
- a CDS encoding CoA transferase — MITEVDAVTVAGPIDLPLAGELDVQAACGIMHVHGRRFGEPTPLGLDYASILAAELAELGGVAWGLARDRGIPLRGVSTSMAQAALLAVSQYLAAATAGDDHAEDLFPGGPPFRSADGVAYEIETLDPAVWQRFWRTLGIDGRVISNAWRPFLLRFATATCPLPPGLVKALAARPIAEAERIAVRTGMTLVRVADRRLDRLPAFAVSGLGRGHRPARPSVPLPLSGLVVLESCRRVQGPLAGHLLRLLGATVLRIEPPGGDPLRWVPPIAGDASARFRALNDGKEVIEIDLSTRDGRGHLLDLAVGADVFLHNWAPGKAGQWSLSALDLARARPGILYAHASGWGAELGPEPPVGTDFVVQAYAGVPPSLMTIVDVFGGVVCAHAIVTALARGATRADSSLLSAASRLNAGARRRCDRPLSVPVCDDLAALAADPRFSRALIHDDCVLVASPWEFTS; from the coding sequence GCTGGCCGGTGAGCTCGACGTGCAGGCCGCCTGCGGGATCATGCACGTACACGGCCGGCGCTTCGGCGAACCGACCCCGCTCGGACTGGACTACGCGTCCATCCTCGCGGCCGAACTCGCCGAGCTGGGCGGCGTCGCATGGGGGCTCGCTCGTGATCGCGGGATCCCGCTGCGCGGCGTGTCCACCTCGATGGCGCAGGCGGCTTTGCTGGCTGTCTCCCAGTATCTGGCCGCGGCGACGGCCGGAGACGACCATGCCGAGGACCTCTTCCCCGGTGGGCCGCCTTTCCGCTCGGCCGACGGTGTCGCGTACGAGATCGAGACACTCGATCCGGCGGTGTGGCAACGGTTCTGGAGGACACTCGGCATCGACGGGCGGGTGATCTCGAATGCCTGGCGGCCGTTCCTGCTCCGGTTCGCCACCGCGACCTGCCCGCTGCCACCGGGGTTGGTGAAAGCTCTCGCGGCACGGCCGATCGCGGAGGCGGAGCGGATCGCGGTCCGTACCGGGATGACGCTGGTGAGGGTGGCGGATCGGAGGCTCGACCGGCTGCCCGCGTTCGCGGTGAGCGGGCTGGGCCGCGGGCACCGGCCGGCCCGGCCGTCGGTGCCGCTCCCGTTGTCCGGTCTGGTGGTCCTCGAATCATGCCGCCGGGTACAGGGCCCGCTGGCCGGTCACCTCCTGCGGCTGCTCGGTGCCACGGTGCTGCGGATCGAGCCGCCGGGTGGCGACCCGCTGCGGTGGGTCCCGCCGATCGCCGGCGACGCGTCGGCCAGGTTCCGTGCGCTCAACGACGGCAAGGAAGTCATCGAGATCGACTTGAGCACCCGGGACGGCAGAGGCCATTTGCTCGACCTCGCCGTCGGCGCCGACGTCTTCCTGCACAACTGGGCGCCCGGAAAGGCGGGGCAGTGGTCGTTGAGCGCACTCGACCTGGCGCGTGCCCGGCCCGGAATCCTGTACGCGCACGCGTCGGGGTGGGGTGCCGAGCTGGGGCCGGAACCGCCGGTGGGCACGGATTTCGTCGTGCAGGCCTACGCGGGCGTTCCGCCCTCGCTGATGACGATCGTCGACGTGTTCGGCGGGGTCGTCTGCGCGCACGCCATCGTGACGGCCCTGGCCCGCGGCGCCACGCGGGCCGACTCCTCGCTCCTGTCCGCGGCGAGCAGGCTCAACGCGGGCGCCCGGCGGCGCTGCGACCGTCCGTTGAGCGTGCCGGTGTGCGACGACCTCGCCGCGCTCGCCGCGGACCCCCGGTTTTCCCGCGCGCTGATCCACGATGACTGCGTACTCGTCGCGTCGCCGTGGGAATTCACGTCATGA
- a CDS encoding fatty acid--CoA ligase family protein yields the protein MTWVSATGVVLRDLVPAGLRREWVRCGHCPDRDLYSLFGDRVREHPLRTAVIDDEGSLDYARLDAAVRELAARLAAAGCGSTDIVGVREPAGRAAVVAELAVFALGAVVLPLPPSSGDLLERARVRFVVGNGRVVGESSRATRIVRPNPEAPARILVSSGSESAPKMVAYSHNAFAGGRANYLRAVHGGTEVPRDLVLVSPTSGFGSFGAPVTLCRLGGTLISTRRFEAGAALRLITEHRPTHVFAVPAMWRRMADHPATVDTAGLAAIVSSGDMLPPSTLAACRERFGVEMIDVYGSSDGVNCHTTRPEDGVGVPDPAVCEIRIADGEIHARGPMTPLCHVAAPELDAAYRPAGGWVRTGDNGRFDERGGLHVTGRSKRVVIRGGYTISPAEVERTLGDHPAIREVACVAVPDSELGERLCACVATRNGHSPTLPELAAFLTAQGLAVRKVPEFLVTLPELPLGRTGKTCHRTLADLAARLYRSTS from the coding sequence ATGACTTGGGTGTCCGCGACCGGGGTGGTGCTGCGCGACCTCGTGCCGGCCGGGCTCCGCCGCGAATGGGTCCGATGTGGACACTGCCCGGACAGGGATCTGTACTCGCTCTTCGGCGACCGGGTGCGCGAACATCCGCTTCGCACGGCGGTGATCGACGACGAGGGATCGCTCGATTACGCGCGCTTGGACGCCGCCGTACGCGAGCTGGCAGCCCGATTGGCTGCCGCCGGGTGCGGCTCGACCGACATCGTCGGGGTACGGGAACCAGCCGGACGAGCGGCGGTGGTCGCGGAACTGGCCGTGTTCGCGCTCGGCGCCGTCGTGCTGCCGTTGCCGCCGAGCTCGGGCGATCTCCTCGAACGCGCGCGTGTGCGGTTCGTCGTCGGGAACGGGCGGGTGGTGGGTGAATCCAGCCGTGCGACGCGTATCGTCCGTCCGAATCCGGAGGCCCCGGCACGGATCCTGGTGTCATCCGGTTCGGAGTCGGCGCCGAAGATGGTCGCCTACTCGCACAACGCCTTCGCCGGCGGGCGGGCGAACTACCTCCGTGCCGTCCACGGCGGGACGGAGGTTCCCCGCGATCTCGTCCTGGTCTCGCCGACGTCGGGATTCGGCTCGTTCGGGGCGCCGGTGACGCTGTGCCGCCTCGGCGGCACGCTGATCTCGACGCGCCGGTTCGAGGCGGGCGCGGCGCTGCGCCTGATCACCGAGCACCGCCCGACCCACGTGTTCGCCGTACCCGCGATGTGGCGGCGCATGGCCGACCATCCCGCGACCGTGGACACCGCCGGGCTCGCGGCCATCGTGTCGAGCGGCGACATGTTGCCCCCGTCGACGTTGGCCGCGTGCCGTGAACGGTTCGGCGTCGAGATGATCGACGTCTACGGCTCGTCGGACGGCGTCAACTGTCATACCACGCGACCGGAGGACGGTGTGGGCGTACCGGATCCCGCGGTGTGCGAGATCCGGATCGCCGACGGCGAAATCCACGCCCGAGGCCCGATGACACCGCTGTGCCACGTCGCCGCGCCGGAGCTGGACGCCGCATACCGGCCAGCCGGTGGCTGGGTGCGGACCGGCGACAACGGCCGTTTCGACGAGCGCGGCGGGCTCCACGTCACCGGCAGGAGCAAACGCGTGGTGATCCGCGGTGGGTACACGATCAGCCCGGCGGAGGTGGAGCGCACGCTCGGCGACCATCCCGCGATCAGGGAGGTCGCCTGTGTCGCGGTACCGGACAGCGAACTGGGCGAACGGCTCTGCGCCTGTGTGGCGACCCGGAACGGTCACTCGCCGACGCTGCCCGAACTCGCGGCGTTCCTCACCGCCCAAGGCCTCGCCGTGCGCAAGGTGCCGGAGTTCCTGGTCACCCTTCCCGAACTTCCGCTGGGCCGCACCGGTAAGACCTGCCACCGCACGCTGGCCGATCTCGCGGCTCGCTTGTACCGGAGTACGTCTTGA
- a CDS encoding GAF and ANTAR domain-containing protein: protein MNREQRLADALVELSDTLVKDFDVAGQLDRLAARCTELFDITAAAVMLASEDARRWTSATSGSHADLFDVLALARLEGPVLDCCRAGIPIGPVGWAGARRRWPAFASAAAKAGYRQMCSVPMRSCDEILGAVLLLHSESDPRPMSEIRLMQTLVDAAAIGLVHEREIRRQTELSAQLQTALHSRVLIEQAKGILAVRRDTSVDEAFELMRGHARRYQRRIGDVARHVVAHRALPAIPPKTREQAGSSAPEQDRTGPQDRSPSNGSRPPRP, encoded by the coding sequence ATGAATCGAGAACAGCGCTTGGCCGATGCCTTGGTCGAACTGTCCGACACCCTGGTGAAGGACTTCGACGTCGCCGGCCAGCTCGATCGGCTGGCGGCGCGCTGCACCGAATTGTTCGACATCACGGCCGCCGCGGTGATGCTCGCTTCCGAGGATGCCCGCCGGTGGACGTCGGCCACCTCCGGGTCGCACGCCGACTTGTTCGATGTGCTCGCTCTCGCGCGGCTGGAAGGCCCGGTGCTGGACTGCTGCCGCGCGGGGATACCGATCGGCCCGGTGGGATGGGCCGGTGCTCGCCGTCGATGGCCCGCTTTCGCGTCCGCCGCGGCTAAAGCCGGGTACCGCCAGATGTGTTCGGTGCCGATGCGGTCGTGTGACGAGATCCTCGGGGCGGTGCTGCTCCTGCATTCGGAAAGCGATCCGAGGCCGATGTCGGAAATCCGGTTGATGCAGACGCTCGTCGATGCCGCCGCCATCGGTCTCGTGCACGAACGGGAGATCCGTCGTCAGACGGAACTTTCCGCACAATTGCAGACCGCGTTGCACAGCCGAGTCCTGATAGAACAGGCCAAGGGGATTCTCGCCGTGCGCCGTGACACGAGTGTCGACGAGGCCTTCGAACTCATGCGCGGCCATGCCCGCCGTTACCAGCGCCGGATCGGCGACGTCGCACGCCACGTCGTCGCCCACCGGGCACTGCCCGCCATTCCCCCGAAAACCCGCGAACAGGCCGGATCCTCCGCACCGGAACAGGACCGGACGGGTCCCCAGGATCGGTCACCGTCGAACGGCTCGCGTCCGCCTCGGCCGTGA
- a CDS encoding helix-turn-helix domain-containing protein, which translates to MPSTGTPPDWAGVDIAVPRRSARLPGISMAGFRQRVPGAADIAMVAHPSVSLLVDLTEGAGLVYDTYGRRERGTVVIGLLPGELRTGGSGPAIECLQIRLSPPVAAKVLGASTEFSGTVVSLEDVWGRDAGRVEDRLRAAATWDERFTIAVRILSRRLDSHPPVDPEVAYAWRRMRTSRGRIRVDGLADEVGWSRKRLWSRFGAQLGTTPKRAARLVRFDHAAHLLAAGHAPAGVAADSGYVDQSHLHREVKAITGAPPAAVAAAPWLAIDDVAWPAPPRGSSR; encoded by the coding sequence ATGCCGTCAACCGGGACACCACCCGACTGGGCGGGGGTGGACATCGCCGTTCCGCGCCGGTCAGCTCGGCTGCCGGGGATCAGCATGGCCGGGTTCCGGCAACGCGTCCCCGGCGCCGCCGACATCGCCATGGTCGCGCACCCATCCGTCAGCCTGCTCGTCGACCTGACCGAGGGAGCGGGTCTCGTCTACGACACCTATGGCCGGCGCGAGCGCGGCACTGTCGTGATCGGGCTCCTCCCCGGCGAACTTCGGACCGGTGGCTCAGGCCCGGCGATCGAGTGTCTCCAGATCCGGCTGTCGCCGCCGGTGGCGGCCAAGGTGCTCGGCGCGTCGACCGAGTTCAGCGGGACGGTGGTGTCGCTGGAGGATGTCTGGGGCCGCGACGCCGGGCGCGTCGAGGACAGGTTGCGCGCCGCCGCGACGTGGGACGAGCGGTTCACGATCGCGGTGAGAATCCTCAGCCGACGGCTGGACTCCCACCCACCGGTCGATCCGGAGGTCGCCTACGCCTGGCGGCGGATGCGCACCAGCCGAGGGCGGATACGGGTCGACGGCCTGGCCGACGAGGTCGGCTGGAGCCGCAAGCGCCTATGGTCCCGCTTTGGGGCCCAGCTCGGTACCACACCCAAACGCGCCGCCCGACTGGTGCGCTTCGACCACGCCGCCCACCTGCTCGCGGCCGGTCACGCCCCCGCCGGCGTTGCCGCCGACAGCGGCTACGTCGACCAGTCCCACCTCCACCGCGAGGTCAAGGCGATCACCGGAGCCCCGCCCGCCGCCGTGGCCGCCGCACCGTGGCTCGCGATCGACGACGTCGCGTGGCCGGCTCCTCCGCGAGGCTCGAGCCGGTGA
- a CDS encoding alpha/beta hydrolase, with the protein MSEYDVKQSHRMYVVHEGPRQAPPLLLVHGSGASGACWGPMIPTLDRHHHVIRVDLPGCGQSPPAASYDVPAQAGRVAAVLDDLGLGQVAAVGHSSGGYVVTALAEQRPDLVGSLALISTGPTPGALLPQPVILRVLLAPPLGRLLWARRSNSMIRSGIRATAARPVDVPDDLIADLRGITYRTMRAVLSRNSAYLAERSMPERLTALDVPVLVIFGAADPRWDPSSAHQYDAVPTARVELLPGVGHLPVLEAPEETSRLLLDFAAKVRRHDIS; encoded by the coding sequence ATGAGTGAGTACGACGTCAAGCAATCGCACAGGATGTACGTGGTCCATGAGGGGCCGAGGCAGGCGCCACCGCTGTTGCTCGTCCACGGCTCGGGAGCTTCGGGCGCCTGCTGGGGCCCGATGATCCCGACGCTCGACAGGCACCATCACGTCATTCGAGTCGACCTTCCGGGCTGCGGCCAGTCTCCGCCCGCAGCGTCGTACGACGTGCCCGCGCAGGCGGGTCGCGTGGCGGCGGTACTCGATGACCTCGGCCTCGGTCAGGTCGCCGCGGTCGGGCATTCCAGCGGCGGCTACGTCGTCACGGCGCTTGCCGAACAGCGCCCCGACCTGGTGGGTTCGCTCGCGCTGATCAGCACCGGCCCGACTCCCGGTGCGCTGCTGCCGCAGCCGGTCATCCTTCGGGTCCTGCTGGCCCCGCCGCTCGGCAGGCTGCTCTGGGCAAGGCGTTCGAACTCGATGATCCGCAGCGGGATCAGGGCGACAGCCGCTCGCCCGGTGGACGTCCCGGACGACTTGATCGCCGACCTACGGGGCATCACGTACCGCACAATGAGGGCAGTGCTGAGCCGAAACAGCGCGTACCTCGCCGAACGAAGCATGCCCGAGCGTCTCACCGCCCTCGACGTCCCGGTGCTGGTGATCTTCGGCGCCGCCGACCCCCGCTGGGATCCCTCGTCGGCGCACCAGTACGACGCGGTGCCGACCGCGCGGGTCGAGCTGCTGCCCGGCGTCGGGCACCTACCTGTGCTCGAAGCACCGGAGGAGACCAGCAGGCTGCTGCTGGACTTCGCGGCCAAGGTCCGCCGTCACGACATCTCGTGA
- a CDS encoding phosphatase PAP2 family protein, with product MWPVGEEALRKLDDHGLPTSRAHPVVVATTTAARGGLLWFVVAGLLAVRRGSSRRAGVCGLVAAGAGMVSGHLLSALIRRPRPATRRLPARESLPERPTSSSFPSKHAVTAAAFTTAVALRSPKAGAAVAPLAFVVCYGRVRTHVHWPTDVFGGVALGFAVAYRLRGRH from the coding sequence ATGTGGCCGGTGGGTGAAGAGGCGCTACGGAAACTGGACGACCATGGCCTGCCGACCTCGCGGGCGCATCCGGTCGTGGTCGCGACGACGACCGCGGCGCGAGGGGGCCTGCTGTGGTTCGTCGTCGCGGGATTGCTCGCGGTGCGCCGGGGGTCTTCCCGCCGGGCCGGGGTATGCGGGCTGGTGGCCGCCGGTGCGGGCATGGTGAGCGGGCATCTGCTCAGCGCGCTGATCCGCCGTCCTCGTCCCGCCACGCGTCGCCTGCCCGCCCGCGAATCCCTGCCGGAACGGCCGACTTCGTCCTCGTTCCCGTCGAAGCACGCGGTGACGGCTGCCGCGTTCACCACCGCGGTCGCCCTTCGCTCACCGAAGGCAGGCGCGGCCGTCGCTCCGCTCGCGTTCGTGGTCTGTTACGGCCGGGTCAGGACGCATGTTCATTGGCCGACCGACGTTTTCGGTGGGGTCGCCTTGGGTTTCGCGGTGGCGTATCGGCTCCGCGGCCGCCACTGA
- a CDS encoding CBS domain-containing protein, with amino-acid sequence MGRLVRDLMTTDPVALPADTPVRRAAQAMRDKDIGDVLVLDGDRLAGIVTDRDIVIRAVAGQDDLADCRLRDVCSSQVVTVSPDEDTDTAISRMAGNAVRRIPVVDNGRPVGVLSLGDAAMEYDPNSVLSEISAAEGNR; translated from the coding sequence ATGGGCCGGCTCGTCCGCGATCTCATGACCACCGACCCGGTCGCCCTGCCCGCCGACACACCGGTCCGCCGGGCGGCGCAAGCGATGCGCGACAAGGACATCGGCGATGTCCTCGTCCTCGACGGAGACCGGCTCGCCGGGATCGTCACCGACCGCGACATCGTCATCCGTGCCGTCGCCGGCCAGGACGACCTCGCCGATTGCCGCCTCCGGGACGTATGCAGCTCACAGGTCGTCACCGTCTCCCCCGACGAGGACACCGACACCGCCATCTCCCGGATGGCCGGCAACGCGGTGCGACGCATCCCCGTCGTCGACAACGGCCGCCCGGTCGGCGTGTTGTCCCTCGGCGACGCCGCAATGGAATACGACCCGAACTCCGTGCTCAGCGAAATCAGCGCCGCCGAAGGCAACCGGTGA
- a CDS encoding SPW repeat protein: MTIRTTTRETAQGPARTQEGAVGSTGSSEVSIGLVLLAGVYLILSPWVIEFTGTFGMAATNMISGIVLALFAAGCARSVGLRTVAWVIPVLGVWVIASPWVISRGRGLVPLDYPGMPELNTATWLSNVIAGVIVLVAGIALALSARRRPTHR, translated from the coding sequence ATGACGATCCGGACCACCACACGCGAGACCGCGCAGGGCCCCGCACGGACACAGGAAGGGGCCGTCGGATCCACCGGCTCTTCCGAGGTCTCGATCGGGCTTGTCCTGTTGGCGGGTGTGTACTTGATCTTGTCACCCTGGGTGATCGAGTTCACCGGCACCTTCGGCATGGCCGCGACCAACATGATCAGCGGTATCGTGCTGGCGCTCTTCGCCGCCGGATGCGCCCGCTCCGTCGGCCTGCGCACCGTGGCCTGGGTGATTCCGGTCCTCGGCGTCTGGGTGATCGCCTCGCCATGGGTGATTTCCCGGGGCCGTGGCCTGGTGCCGCTCGACTATCCGGGTATGCCGGAACTGAACACGGCGACCTGGCTGAGCAACGTGATCGCCGGCGTGATCGTGCTGGTCGCCGGAATCGCGCTCGCGCTGTCGGCGCGGCGACGCCCCACACACCGGTGA
- a CDS encoding DUF6924 domain-containing protein yields MAELPVGSVLVRTWFGDDSAWDSLAHEVRTPSDEGFQASVAVVNDPAFAGLSAEALKAKQTTGAIVSFLADKTTLTNAEHPILAVWVLPLRGVDHQPFRVVSAELPSVENNINLGNMDWEDFTGSVSADGVFRGF; encoded by the coding sequence ATGGCGGAGTTACCGGTCGGCTCAGTCTTGGTCCGCACTTGGTTCGGTGACGACAGTGCCTGGGATTCTCTGGCCCACGAGGTACGGACGCCCAGCGATGAGGGGTTCCAGGCGAGTGTCGCCGTGGTGAACGATCCAGCTTTCGCGGGTTTGAGCGCCGAAGCGTTGAAGGCAAAGCAGACGACTGGAGCGATCGTTTCGTTCCTCGCGGACAAGACGACCCTCACGAACGCCGAACATCCCATCCTTGCCGTCTGGGTTCTTCCGCTCCGGGGCGTTGATCATCAGCCGTTCCGGGTGGTGTCCGCCGAGCTGCCGAGCGTGGAGAACAACATCAACCTGGGAAACATGGACTGGGAAGACTTCACGGGGTCGGTGAGCGCCGACGGTGTGTTCCGGGGATTCTGA
- a CDS encoding winged helix-turn-helix transcriptional regulator, which translates to MDALELRRQPVVLRDAKPVIPPRVDYSLTELGKEAADQVNGIAHWTERRMTAVQKARADYDAAKARLG; encoded by the coding sequence ATGGATGCGCTCGAACTCCGGCGTCAGCCGGTGGTACTCCGCGACGCCAAGCCGGTGATCCCACCCAGGGTGGACTACTCCCTCACCGAACTCGGCAAGGAAGCCGCGGACCAGGTGAACGGCATCGCTCACTGGACGGAGCGGCGGATGACGGCCGTGCAGAAAGCGCGAGCGGATTACGACGCCGCGAAAGCGCGACTCGGCTGA
- a CDS encoding ion channel, which produces MSFVLARLLARWVLQQGWMLPVVVVIFVFATSWPLMVLAEPAGSELVQPGNYWWYFVVTAATVGYGDFSPETTAGHFVGAYVIIGGIATLTTVFTKLASRLEQAKGRRMQGMEAVRASGHTLLIGYTPGRTERIVAQLIADGVTGLVLCASDEVQVHPMPSQPVDFVRGEPTAADVLARAAVAQAGTILVDMGDDNEALAVAVTVDHANRSAHVVVTLRDMEKSELVRYVDPRIKCVQWHTPRMVTEELTSPGIAEVYSELMTAGGAGTYSVVLPESLGRLSTEKCRLALGRAFGATVLAARTDDDLVVNPSWDGDLPAGSVLYYVSPRRLTGAEIETALRGLGR; this is translated from the coding sequence GTGTCGTTCGTCTTGGCGCGGCTGCTGGCCCGCTGGGTGTTGCAGCAGGGCTGGATGCTTCCTGTCGTCGTGGTCATCTTCGTCTTCGCGACCAGTTGGCCGCTGATGGTGCTGGCCGAACCCGCGGGCAGTGAGCTCGTCCAGCCCGGGAACTACTGGTGGTACTTCGTGGTCACGGCCGCGACGGTCGGCTACGGCGACTTTTCGCCGGAGACGACCGCGGGGCATTTCGTCGGGGCCTATGTCATCATCGGCGGGATCGCGACGCTCACCACGGTGTTCACCAAGCTCGCTTCCAGGCTCGAACAGGCGAAGGGACGGCGGATGCAGGGGATGGAAGCCGTACGGGCGAGTGGGCACACGCTCCTGATCGGCTATACACCAGGCCGCACCGAGCGCATCGTCGCGCAACTCATCGCCGACGGCGTGACCGGACTCGTCCTGTGCGCGAGCGACGAAGTGCAGGTGCACCCCATGCCGTCGCAGCCGGTGGACTTCGTCCGCGGTGAGCCGACGGCGGCCGACGTGCTCGCTCGGGCCGCCGTCGCGCAGGCGGGCACCATCCTGGTCGACATGGGCGACGACAACGAGGCCTTGGCCGTCGCGGTGACCGTTGACCACGCGAACCGGTCGGCGCATGTCGTGGTGACGTTGCGGGACATGGAGAAGTCCGAGCTGGTCCGCTACGTGGACCCCCGGATCAAGTGCGTGCAGTGGCACACACCGCGGATGGTCACGGAAGAACTGACCTCCCCGGGAATCGCCGAGGTCTACTCCGAGCTGATGACGGCAGGCGGAGCGGGGACGTACTCGGTCGTCTTGCCCGAGTCGCTGGGGCGGCTGAGCACCGAGAAATGCCGGCTGGCGCTGGGCCGCGCTTTCGGTGCCACGGTTCTGGCCGCACGGACCGACGACGACCTGGTGGTCAACCCTTCGTGGGACGGCGATCTCCCGGCAGGCTCAGTGCTCTACTACGTCAGCCCCCGGCGCCTCACCGGCGCGGAGATCGAAACGGCTCTGCGAGGACTCGGCCGTTGA
- a CDS encoding MEDS domain-containing protein produces MNPTTAAAGTDPFVHLALFYRGQDDYLTGTVPFIREGLDRDEPVAVSVPGPKALSRKSCSRSPHPGVAKATFGTSGVAKVPFATRSGCTTTCGTPPPTQLSTKASLREDGARSARFEWFHEGVVSDKEG; encoded by the coding sequence GTGAATCCGACCACGGCGGCCGCGGGCACCGACCCCTTCGTCCACCTCGCGTTGTTCTATCGCGGGCAGGACGACTACCTGACGGGCACCGTTCCCTTCATCCGGGAAGGCCTGGACAGGGACGAACCGGTCGCGGTCTCGGTGCCGGGCCCCAAGGCGCTGTCCCGCAAGTCATGTTCGCGGTCTCCGCACCCAGGTGTCGCGAAAGCCACTTTCGGGACATCAGGCGTCGCGAAGGTCCCTTTCGCGACACGCTCCGGCTGCACGACCACTTGCGGGACGCCACCGCCGACCCAACTGTCCACAAAGGCCTCTCTCCGAGAGGACGGCGCCCGATCGGCCCGATTTGAGTGGTTTCACGAAGGGGTCGTGAGTGATAAAGAGGGTTAG
- a CDS encoding PadR family transcriptional regulator translates to MLVLGAVRRRDRAHGYQVRSDLESWGAHEWATATSGSVYHALKAMTGQDLLVLHETVSSEAGGPPRMEYEITAKGEQSYFTLLRKALASRDPRLDMLAAAVGLIEDLTRAEAIGLLRQRAEAMRQWPASIIAHLPPDADLDGWSPVGWRVRPRAERASYDTYVFFTAGAVILSAGSLVSASVCGHHEWRARFASWEVYVRFGEGTG, encoded by the coding sequence ATGTTGGTCTTGGGCGCGGTCCGGCGGCGTGACCGCGCCCATGGCTACCAGGTTCGTTCCGACCTGGAGTCGTGGGGCGCGCACGAGTGGGCGACGGCGACCTCGGGTTCGGTGTATCACGCGCTCAAGGCCATGACCGGACAGGACTTGCTCGTTCTCCACGAGACCGTTTCCAGCGAGGCGGGCGGTCCGCCACGGATGGAATACGAGATCACCGCGAAGGGCGAACAGAGCTACTTCACCCTGCTCCGCAAGGCACTCGCCAGCCGCGATCCCCGGCTGGACATGCTCGCCGCTGCGGTGGGTCTCATCGAGGACCTGACCCGCGCCGAGGCGATCGGCCTGCTCCGGCAACGCGCCGAGGCGATGCGCCAGTGGCCGGCGAGCATCATCGCGCACCTGCCGCCCGATGCCGACCTCGACGGCTGGAGCCCGGTCGGATGGCGGGTGAGGCCTAGAGCGGAGCGCGCTTCTTACGACACTTACGTTTTCTTTACGGCGGGCGCGGTGATTCTTAGCGCTGGTTCGTTAGTGTCCGCGTCGGTGTGCGGCCATCACGAGTGGCGTGCCAGGTTCGCCTCGTGGGAGGTGTACGTGCGATTCGGGGAGGGCACGGGATGA